Proteins co-encoded in one Spirosoma endbachense genomic window:
- a CDS encoding PadR family transcriptional regulator, whose translation MKRTFLGEFEEVVLLVLAACGDEAYGVIIWEQLQQQTGRSITISAVHATLYRLEEKGYLSSQLGGATAERGGRRKRFFALTALGSKALLEIQAMRQQLWQAIPDGKLQLIGG comes from the coding sequence ATGAAAAGAACCTTTCTGGGAGAGTTTGAAGAGGTTGTTCTACTGGTGTTGGCCGCTTGTGGGGATGAGGCCTATGGAGTCATTATCTGGGAGCAACTTCAGCAGCAGACCGGTCGGAGCATTACTATCAGCGCCGTTCATGCAACACTATACCGACTCGAAGAAAAGGGCTACTTATCCTCCCAGTTGGGCGGTGCCACCGCCGAGCGGGGTGGAAGGCGAAAACGATTTTTTGCCCTAACGGCCTTGGGCAGCAAAGCCCTGCTGGAGATCCAGGCGATGCGTCAGCAGTTGTGGCAGGCCATTCCGGATGGCAAACTTCAACTCATTGGTGGCTAA
- a CDS encoding M14 family metallopeptidase, with protein MTRQLLLFILVLLIHRLEGYTQTVPSPKEHFGFAIGDDYQLSNYTQTEAYFKKLATSDRTKLVDIGLTAEGRHQYMLIVTSPENQKKLAHYKEISQKLARAETLTDELAHALASEGKAVVWIDGGLHSTETVGTMQLIETAWQLVSRQDPETLRILDQVIVLLTHANPDGHELVGNWYMREPVPQKRTQDHLPRLYQKYIGHDNNRDFFMVNMKETQHMSQQLFIEWFPQIIYNHHQRGPAGSVLAGPPLRDPFNFVLDPSIVTGMDALGSAMINRLNTENKPGYTRLTGTPYSNWFNGGLRSINLFHNMIGLLTEIIGNPTPETIPLVPERLLPNGNTPFPVTPQKWHFKQSIDYSVSLNYAVLDYAARQRDLLLYNIYRMGKNSIERGSQDFWTLYPKRINAITQAYQTDQKKTTAGSSASTTPDQFGLLPRGGGLPVKYYDTIMKAPALRDPRGFIIPADQVDFATAVRFVNALVRSGIQIQQATADFTVAGKKYPARSYIVKTDQAFRPHVLDMFEPQDYPNDFQYPGGPPVRPYDVAGWTPAYLMNVKFDRILVGFDGPFKKLPYGELQSAEGRLSGNASAGYVLTAQANHSFIAVNDLLAAGIEVYRLPNGSDNQETAGSFFVPASPKAKSLLAKVVTDFGLEVSGLTKRPASQLIKMAPMRIALWDTYGGSMPSGWVRWLMEQYHFPMKVIYPGDIDAGDLKKKFDAIIFVTQAIPPAGRSTEGGARREPQAEEIPVEYRPWLGRITAEKSIPQLKAFLEAGGTIVTIGTSTNLAYHLKLPIKNALVEMTSAGQEKALPAEKFYVPGSVLRVTLDSTQHATWGMPTLTDVYFEHSPVFKVAPEAIAKGIVTPLAWFATDKSLRSGWAWGQSYLQDGVAAFVAPIGAGRLFAFGPEITFRGQAHGTFKLLFNQLYTLGSVPATGPSGD; from the coding sequence ATGACCAGACAGCTACTGTTGTTCATTCTCGTTCTCCTGATTCACCGACTGGAAGGATACACCCAAACGGTACCATCACCCAAAGAGCATTTTGGTTTTGCGATTGGTGACGATTATCAGCTCTCAAATTATACGCAAACCGAAGCCTATTTTAAAAAACTGGCAACCTCTGATCGGACGAAATTGGTCGACATTGGGTTAACGGCTGAAGGTCGGCATCAATACATGCTGATCGTAACGTCTCCCGAGAATCAGAAAAAGCTGGCTCACTACAAGGAAATTTCCCAGAAGCTGGCTCGGGCCGAAACACTGACCGATGAGCTGGCTCATGCCCTGGCCAGCGAAGGAAAGGCGGTTGTCTGGATCGATGGCGGACTGCACTCGACCGAAACCGTTGGAACCATGCAACTGATTGAAACGGCCTGGCAGTTGGTGAGTCGCCAGGACCCCGAAACGCTTCGTATTCTGGATCAGGTTATCGTTCTGCTTACCCATGCCAATCCCGATGGACATGAACTTGTTGGCAACTGGTACATGCGCGAACCAGTGCCCCAAAAACGCACTCAGGATCACTTACCAAGACTTTACCAGAAATACATCGGGCACGATAATAACCGGGATTTCTTCATGGTCAATATGAAGGAAACCCAGCATATGAGCCAGCAACTATTTATTGAGTGGTTTCCGCAAATCATCTACAATCATCACCAGCGCGGACCAGCGGGCTCGGTACTAGCGGGACCACCCCTACGTGATCCGTTCAATTTTGTGCTCGATCCGTCGATTGTAACGGGTATGGATGCCCTGGGTTCGGCTATGATTAATCGGTTGAATACCGAAAACAAACCAGGTTATACGCGACTAACCGGCACACCCTACTCAAACTGGTTTAATGGTGGGCTGCGTTCGATCAATCTTTTCCATAATATGATTGGGCTTTTAACCGAAATTATTGGCAATCCAACCCCCGAGACAATACCACTTGTTCCCGAACGGTTGCTACCCAATGGCAATACGCCCTTTCCGGTTACCCCTCAGAAGTGGCATTTTAAACAATCGATCGACTACTCGGTATCGCTGAATTATGCCGTGCTGGATTATGCAGCCCGCCAGCGCGATCTGTTGCTCTACAACATTTACCGGATGGGAAAAAACTCCATTGAACGGGGTAGCCAGGATTTCTGGACCCTCTACCCGAAACGGATCAATGCGATCACTCAGGCCTACCAGACTGATCAGAAAAAAACGACAGCAGGCTCTTCCGCAAGCACGACTCCCGATCAATTTGGATTACTACCACGCGGTGGCGGATTGCCCGTCAAATACTATGATACAATCATGAAAGCGCCAGCCTTGCGCGACCCGCGTGGATTTATTATTCCGGCCGATCAGGTAGATTTCGCAACGGCCGTCAGGTTCGTCAACGCGCTGGTTAGAAGCGGTATTCAGATTCAGCAGGCAACGGCAGACTTTACCGTTGCGGGCAAAAAATACCCGGCCCGTTCCTATATCGTTAAAACGGATCAGGCCTTTCGTCCACACGTACTCGACATGTTTGAACCACAGGACTATCCCAACGATTTTCAGTATCCGGGTGGTCCTCCGGTACGGCCCTACGATGTAGCGGGCTGGACACCGGCTTACCTGATGAATGTGAAGTTCGACCGTATTCTGGTTGGATTCGACGGCCCTTTTAAAAAGTTGCCCTATGGTGAATTGCAATCGGCTGAGGGTCGATTGTCGGGCAATGCCAGTGCTGGTTATGTGCTGACTGCACAGGCAAACCATTCATTCATAGCGGTCAATGATTTACTGGCCGCCGGTATTGAGGTCTATCGCTTGCCCAATGGCTCCGATAACCAGGAGACGGCAGGATCGTTTTTTGTTCCAGCTTCGCCCAAAGCCAAGAGTTTATTGGCCAAAGTGGTTACTGATTTTGGGCTGGAGGTATCGGGGCTGACCAAACGTCCGGCCAGTCAGCTTATCAAAATGGCACCTATGCGCATTGCCTTGTGGGATACCTATGGTGGATCGATGCCTTCGGGTTGGGTACGCTGGCTGATGGAACAGTACCATTTTCCGATGAAGGTTATTTATCCGGGCGATATCGATGCCGGTGATCTTAAGAAGAAGTTCGATGCTATCATTTTTGTGACCCAGGCAATACCCCCCGCTGGCCGATCGACCGAAGGGGGTGCCAGACGAGAGCCGCAGGCCGAAGAAATACCCGTTGAGTATCGACCCTGGTTGGGGCGGATTACGGCGGAGAAGTCCATTCCGCAACTGAAAGCCTTTCTGGAAGCTGGTGGTACGATCGTGACGATTGGCACCAGCACGAATCTGGCTTATCATCTGAAGCTGCCCATTAAAAATGCACTGGTTGAAATGACGTCAGCGGGACAGGAAAAAGCATTACCCGCCGAAAAATTTTATGTGCCTGGCAGCGTATTACGGGTTACGTTAGATTCGACGCAACACGCTACCTGGGGTATGCCAACATTAACGGATGTATATTTTGAACATAGTCCAGTTTTTAAAGTAGCTCCGGAAGCCATTGCCAAAGGAATCGTCACTCCATTGGCGTGGTTTGCAACCGATAAATCCCTGCGGAGTGGCTGGGCTTGGGGGCAGTCTTATTTGCAGGACGGGGTAGCCGCATTTGTGGCCCCAATCGGTGCTGGTAGATTATTTGCATTTGGTCCGGAAATAACGTTTCGGGGGCAGGCACACGGTACATTCAAACTACTTTTCAATCAACTTTACACACTGGGATCGGTTCCAGCTACTGGCCCATCAGGTGATTAA
- a CDS encoding ABC transporter permease: MATNREQTEPPRWADRLLEGFVSPYLLEDLQGDLQEIFYKRVAQVGISQARREYGWAVLHYLNPFFAKPHHRTGNPAPYPQFASLHPTMIRNYLKIAFRNLAKNRVYSFINIFGLASGMTVSMLIGLWIYDELSYNKQFKNYDRLAKLWQFVKFDVEKSSYDVMPIPLAQELRSKYPDFESVGLSVTREVVLAAGEKKLMKLGNYVEPDFINMLSLNILSGTRFGSNDVNSILLSESLANAMFGAENPINKLIKLDNKQTVKVAGVYEDFPANNTFNDVTFLVPWKFFAANDEGAKRDRNEWDSNSYQICVQLKPGADFDAVSAKIKDIRMKRDDPPGYKPEFFLHPMTKWHLYSDFKDGVNTGGIITFVWLFGSIGVIVLLLACINFMNLSTARSEKRAKEVGIRKAIGSLRSQLIAQFFSESLLMAVLAFSLSILFVQLTLPFFNQMAEKKMIILWTNPLFWLAGLSFSLLTGLIAGSYPAVYLSSFQPIKVLKGLMRTSRSATIPRRVLVGFQFTVSVTLIIGTIIVFRQIEHAKDRPMGYSRSGLIEIGMNVPELFGHYIALRNDLLNTGAVAGMSESSGMITTQSGGTTNISWKGKKTDSKPLVMSNYVTHDYGKTIGWQVKEGRDFSRDFTTDSSSIILNEAAIRLMGFKRPIGEIVRQSGKEYTVVGVVKDMVKENPFEPVNPSFFVVNYRNVNTINLRLAPQLSAHDALAKIEQVFKSYSPDAPFDYKFVDDQFARKFGNEERIGRLAGGFAMLAILISCLGLFGLASFMAEQRTKEIGIRKVLGASVFNVWGLLSKEFVLLILVAFCLAAPISYYVLSDWLQNYKYRTELSWWIFVVAGLGALAVTLLTVSYQAIKAALLNPVKSLRSE, translated from the coding sequence ATGGCTACCAATAGAGAACAGACCGAACCGCCCCGTTGGGCCGATCGACTCCTGGAAGGGTTCGTTTCGCCCTATCTGCTGGAAGATCTACAGGGTGACTTGCAGGAGATTTTTTACAAGCGTGTCGCTCAGGTAGGGATTTCGCAAGCCCGACGTGAGTATGGCTGGGCCGTTCTGCATTACCTGAACCCTTTCTTTGCTAAACCCCACCACCGCACCGGCAACCCGGCCCCATATCCTCAATTTGCATCACTCCATCCCACTATGATCCGCAACTACCTCAAAATCGCCTTTCGCAACCTGGCTAAGAACCGGGTTTATTCGTTCATTAACATTTTTGGACTGGCCTCCGGCATGACCGTGTCTATGCTCATTGGGCTCTGGATCTATGACGAACTCTCGTACAACAAGCAGTTTAAAAACTACGACCGACTGGCCAAACTCTGGCAGTTCGTGAAGTTCGACGTAGAGAAATCGTCCTACGACGTGATGCCGATTCCACTGGCGCAGGAGCTACGGAGCAAATACCCGGATTTCGAATCGGTTGGTTTGTCAGTAACACGCGAAGTTGTGCTGGCTGCTGGCGAGAAAAAACTGATGAAATTAGGCAATTACGTCGAGCCTGATTTTATCAATATGCTGTCGCTGAACATCCTGTCAGGCACACGATTTGGGAGCAATGATGTCAATTCGATTCTCCTGTCTGAATCACTTGCCAATGCGATGTTCGGAGCCGAAAATCCGATCAATAAGCTGATCAAACTGGACAATAAACAAACGGTAAAAGTAGCTGGCGTTTACGAAGATTTTCCGGCCAACAATACGTTCAACGACGTAACGTTTCTGGTTCCCTGGAAATTCTTTGCGGCCAACGATGAAGGTGCCAAACGCGACCGGAATGAATGGGATTCCAATTCGTATCAGATTTGCGTTCAACTCAAACCAGGTGCCGATTTCGATGCTGTCTCGGCCAAGATCAAGGATATCCGAATGAAGCGGGATGATCCACCGGGCTACAAACCCGAATTTTTCCTGCACCCGATGACGAAATGGCATTTGTATTCTGATTTTAAAGACGGAGTCAATACGGGCGGAATCATAACGTTTGTCTGGCTATTTGGTAGCATTGGCGTTATTGTGCTGTTGCTGGCCTGCATCAATTTCATGAATCTGAGCACAGCACGAAGCGAGAAGCGCGCCAAAGAAGTTGGCATTCGCAAAGCGATAGGGTCGTTACGGAGTCAACTGATAGCGCAGTTTTTCAGCGAATCGCTGCTCATGGCGGTGTTGGCGTTTAGCCTATCCATTCTGTTCGTACAGCTTACGCTGCCGTTTTTCAATCAGATGGCTGAGAAAAAGATGATCATCTTGTGGACCAATCCGCTGTTCTGGCTCGCTGGACTGAGTTTCAGCCTGCTAACGGGGTTGATTGCGGGTAGTTATCCGGCAGTGTACTTATCCTCCTTCCAGCCCATCAAAGTATTGAAGGGCCTCATGCGAACCAGCCGCTCAGCTACGATTCCTCGGCGAGTACTGGTCGGTTTTCAGTTTACGGTTTCCGTTACACTCATCATCGGTACCATCATCGTATTTCGGCAGATTGAACACGCCAAAGATCGCCCGATGGGTTATAGCCGCAGTGGGTTGATTGAAATCGGGATGAACGTACCTGAACTGTTCGGGCACTACATTGCCCTCCGTAATGATTTGCTCAATACAGGAGCCGTGGCCGGTATGTCAGAATCGTCGGGTATGATAACAACTCAGTCAGGAGGCACAACCAATATTTCGTGGAAGGGGAAAAAGACCGATAGTAAACCACTGGTGATGTCGAATTATGTAACGCATGACTATGGCAAAACGATCGGCTGGCAGGTGAAAGAAGGCCGGGATTTCTCCCGGGATTTTACGACAGATAGTTCATCAATAATTTTAAATGAAGCGGCCATTAGATTAATGGGCTTTAAACGTCCAATTGGCGAAATTGTCCGGCAAAGTGGAAAGGAATATACAGTGGTTGGTGTCGTCAAAGACATGGTGAAAGAAAATCCGTTTGAGCCCGTCAACCCGTCTTTTTTTGTGGTTAACTACCGGAATGTCAATACAATTAACCTACGCTTAGCCCCGCAATTATCGGCCCATGACGCGCTGGCAAAAATAGAGCAGGTGTTTAAAAGCTACAGCCCCGATGCACCTTTCGACTACAAATTTGTCGACGACCAGTTCGCCCGGAAATTCGGCAACGAAGAACGTATCGGTCGACTGGCGGGTGGTTTTGCCATGCTGGCTATTCTGATTAGTTGCCTCGGACTGTTTGGCTTAGCGTCCTTTATGGCTGAGCAACGAACCAAGGAAATTGGCATTCGGAAAGTGCTCGGCGCATCGGTGTTCAATGTTTGGGGGTTGCTGTCGAAAGAATTTGTGCTATTGATTCTGGTGGCTTTCTGTCTGGCGGCACCTATTTCGTATTACGTACTGTCGGACTGGCTCCAGAATTATAAATACCGTACCGAACTGTCGTGGTGGATTTTTGTCGTGGCAGGGTTAGGGGCACTGGCCGTTACATTGCTGACGGTGAGTTATCAGGCTATTAAAGCAGCGTTGCTGAATCCGGTCAAGAGCCTGCGAAGTGAATAG